In Penaeus vannamei isolate JL-2024 chromosome 4, ASM4276789v1, whole genome shotgun sequence, a single window of DNA contains:
- the LOC138861553 gene encoding pro-resilin-like has translation IGLINISNYSNVLQVLALATLVVATVARPDSPPTYGYSAPTPSYAPPAKYDFNYAVNDPPSGNDFGHQEARDGDHTQGSYYVLLPDGRLQKVTYNVNGDSGYVADVTYEGQAQYPTPKASYGPPQPSYKPPTPSYA, from the coding sequence ATTGGTCTTATAAATATTTCTAACTATTCCAATGTACTGCAGGTATTAGCACTGGCCACCCTAGTGGTAGCCACCGTCGCCCGTCCTGATAGCCCTCCTACCTATGGCTACTCTGCTCCCACACCCTCTTATGCACCAcccgccaagtacgacttcaactacgccgttaACGATCCACCatctggcaacgacttcggacaccaggaagcccgtgatggcgaccacacacagggatcctactacgtcctccttcccgacggtcgtctgcagaaggtgacCTACAATGTGAACGGAGACTCCGGTTACGTGGCTGATGTGACCTACGAGGGACAGGCTCAGTACCCCACCCCAAAGGCCTCCTATGGTCCTCCTCAGCCATCCTACAAGCCACCAACTCCCTCCTATGCTTAA